One genomic region from Drosophila subpulchrella strain 33 F10 #4 breed RU33 chromosome 2R, RU_Dsub_v1.1 Primary Assembly, whole genome shotgun sequence encodes:
- the LOC119550986 gene encoding uncharacterized protein LOC119550986: protein MQVPLLHRNTQMVLLKKQIRRKAKELRLRRRRARRRLKVMHRIRDHLLRRMRNLIDVRQRDAELERREQARRAVGGMLVMYKSWLRNWSRALRLQGRLIRHQELLKKRLHRRLHQLRKQLKKRRHPQQVVDKCFNKLEKAVKKWQNSSQYHKFIEGQDDIWDAEAKEVRKYLSDIRGRRPRKIRRVRANQDDDMEDFAHFWMTEVQRKRTKFKNRLVIKDPKRDLELEESAPGKTRKPLRKKRKSKSNAIYLSLDELVIQKKVKNLRKKKKAVRKRREPDPTKPSLDELKILVRELIRFDRRGKEKKRLSRKPKITGIAIRKERHISMREKLGLSDISILSELQLPKKPIRKKPRKVVQLNVKKLLDGVSLPEPKILKSEVLGSKKSRKYKNKLKKHKSKFVDIVIRDELKALLQEKKKKTISHRGRQNAAAPGALQHKKAPFMKPKNVVSRLFGDLPLFMRHQVRKNRLGHHPKGYYSSSSSSTYSKEVDLNSDSGKGAMVGKHRKGHKLRADSSASQIDDVVDLTFDQASDEKYQSKQRNVMDPASRFSEDRYLLSKLKHRRVEKSGSQIEFARDSVISLSDSLNKILTSNRPRKSVRRSIRTPLILPKKLRVAPPRGQDESHYQSLKKDIMYIRTSDQETAQQRKSKIQNRLSVSDPVVNSRRQSKRFLPRSISDTNMSDLRPTSRHKIGDIKPKKTSTTGGGQPHIQIGQTRETATPSGDPRSNRSPSKDKMRQPHEYNYEALPDDLEKFFDPLRDHTYGYDRHDKTPDEHYLADLLNPSHGRFAIKNLISDNKYKPLQRLLKDVIENNHIIEFVADVKGLMETVGRHPMWANLQHLHSEFMESGVTLDEVKQMLTTKYLEFLKSIVSDMHFARIQPPRDSLLNVVEGDPAKSKQASQVDRLLERNLWNRQRLSTRFIPFGMRGLPGNRSATPHSRRQSQDVRMNSLLYRKLIEQEINAERLEREERKRLTYGSYGSSMSINTSLELAPNEEQEVRDIEMRYSLDNIDSIVNDHNQMFRAMERKRATAKVVHKEMEGKLGKMLSSAQFRRPKEASTTRKRRRNLRPIEQLYYSPRKTCRLQKISDSSECSGCEFRESGIGDEMVLEKCPRCGVRVPVPAPIPSFPQPASSSSEILSSGSIEACAKNELLINSLADLCSRCGYVHEKGHPCSQLPFDTRKSKLLKRIKETIRTAPECPAFCSPRGILKKPRS, encoded by the exons ATGCAAGTGCCTCTGCTGCACCGAAATACCCAGATGGTGTTGCTGAAGAAGCAGATTCGGCGGAAGGCGAAGGAGCTGCGGCTGCGCAGGCGTAGGGCTCGTCGACGTCTGAAGGTGATGCACCGGATCCGGGACCATCTGCTCCGCAGGATGCGGAACTTGATAGATGTGCGGCAACGGGATGCGGAGCTGGAGAGGCGGGAACAGGCGCGAAGGGCGGTGGGCGGGATGCTGGTCATGTATAAAAGCTGGTTGCGCAACTGGTCAAGAGCCTTACGGCTTCAGGGTCGCTTAATTCGGCACCAGGAGCTGCTGAAAAAAAGACTGCATCGCAGACTTCATCAATTGAGGAAGCAGCTGAAGAAGCGCCGTCATCCACAACAAGTGGTGGACAAGTGCTTCAATAAACTGGAAAAAGCGGTAAAAAAGTGGCAAAACAGTTCGCAGTACCATAAGTTTATTGAGGGTCAAGATGATATCTGGGACGCAGAGGCCAAGGAGGTTCGAAAGTACTTATCAGATATCCGGGGCAGGCGGCCCCGAAAGATACGTAGGGTTAGGGCCAACCAGGATGACGACATGGAAGACTTTGCACATTTTTGGATGACCGAGGTACAGCGAAAAAGAACAAAGTTCAAGAATCGTTTAGTCATCAAGGATCCAAAACGTGACTTGGAGTTGGAAGAGTCCGCGCCCGGTAAAACCAGAAAGCCCCTTAGGAAGAAGAGGAAATCCAAGTCCAATGCCATCTATCTTAGTTTAGATGAACTCGTcattcaaaaaaaagttaaaaatctgaggaaaaaaaagaaagctgTTCGGAAGCGAAGGGAACCAGATCCGACGAAACCATCTCTCGATGAACTTAAGATATTGGTAAGAGAACTTATAAGATTCGATAGGAGAGGGAAAGAAAAAAAACGTCTTTCTAGAAAGCCGAAAATCACTGGGATTGCCATCAGAAAAGAACGCCATATAAGTATGAGGGAAAAACTTGGTTTATCAGATATTTCAATACTTTCCGAACTACAATTGCCCAAAAAACCTATTCGAAAAAAGCCCAGAAAAGTAGTTCAGTTAAATGTGAAGAAGTTGCTGGATGGGGTCTCTTTACCAGAGCCGAAAATCCTAAAATCTGAGGTATTAGGGTCAAAAAAATCTCGAAAGTATAAAAACAAGTTGAAAAAACATAAATCAAAGTTTGTTGATATTGTTATAAGAGATGAGCTAAAAGCACTTTtacaagaaaagaaaaagaaaacgaTTTCCCATCGTGGCAGACAGAACGCAGCTGCCCCAGGAGCATTACAACATAAAAAGGCCCCCTTTATGAAACCAAAAAATGTAGTTTCTAGATTGTTCGGCGACCTTCCCCTCTTTATGAGGCACCAAGTAAGAAAAAATAGACTGGGGCACCATCCCAAAGGCTACTACAGCAGTTCGTCTAGCTCAACCTACTCCAAAGAGGTTGATCTTAACTCTGATTCCGGAAAAGGCGCCATGGTGGGTAAACACAGGAAGGGACATAAATTACGTGCCGATAGCAGCGCTTCCCAAATAGATGATGTAGTTGATCTAACCTTCGACCAAGCAAGTGATGAAAAATATCAATCTAAACAACGGAACGTAATGGATCCAGCCTCTCGTTTTTCAGAGGATAGATACCTGTTGAGTAAGCTTAAGCATCGACGAGTCGAAAAAAGCGGTTCCCAAATAGAATTCGCCAGGGATAGTGTTATATCTCTGAGCGATTCGCTAAACAAAATCTTAACGTCCAACCGACCACGGAAGAGTGTCCGTAGATCTATCCGCACACCACTAATACTACCCAAAAAGCTCCGTGTTGCACCTCCAAGGGGACAGGACGAGAGCCACTATCAGTCTCTCAAGAAGGACATTATGTATATTAGAACTAGTGATCAGGAAACAGCGCAACAGAGAAAATCCAAAATCCAAAATCGTTTGTCAGTCAGCGATCCAGTAGTGAACAGTCGAAGGCAATCGAAGAGGTTCCTTCCAAGGAGCATTTCCGATACCAACATGTCAGACCTCAGGCCCACAAGTCGGCACAAAATTGGCGATATTAAGCCAAAGAAGACTTCAACCACCGGTGGCGGTCAGCCGCATATTCAAATTGGGCAAACTAGGGAAACTGCAACCCCAAGTGGCGATCCCCGAAGCAACAGATCCCCCTCCAAGGATAAAATGCGCCAGCCCCACGAGTACAACTACGAGGCTCTGCCAGATGATCTTGAAAAGTTCTTTGATCCTTTACGAGACCATACATATGGCTATGACCGACACGATAAGACCCCGGACGAGCATTACCTGGCGGACCTCCTTAACCCCAGCCACGGAAGGTTCGCTATTAAGAATCTGATATCAGACAATAAATACAAGCCCTTGCAGAGGTTACTCAAGGACGTCATAGAGAATAACCATATTATAGAGTTTGTGGCGGATGTCAAGGGACTTATGGAGACAGTGGGGCGCCACCCGATGTGGGCCAACCTCCAACACCTTCACAGTGAGTTCATGGAATCGGGCGTCACTCTAGATGAGGTTAAGCAAATGCTTACCACGAAGTATTTGGAGTTTCTCAAGAGCATTGTAAGCGATATGCACTTTGCTCGGATACAGCCGCCACGAGATTCATTGCTCAATGTTGTGGAAGGCGATCCCGCCAAGTCTAAACAGGCTAGCCAGGTGGACAGGTTGTTGGAGAGGAACCTGTGGAACAGGCAGCGGCTCAGCACACGATTCATTCCGTTCGGGATGCGAGGACTTCCAGGGAATAGAAGCGCTACGCCCCACAGCCGGCGCCAGTCGCAGGATGTCAGGATGAACAGCCTCCTGTACAGAAAACTTATCGAGCAGGAGATAAATGCGGAGCGACTGGAACGGGAGGAGCGCAAGCGGCTAACCTACGGGTCCTACGGATCGTCCATGAGCATTAACACCAGCTTGGAACTGGCGCCCAATGAGGAGCAGGAAGTGCGTGATATCGAGATGCGGTACTCCTTAGACAACATCGACAGCATTGTGAACGACCACAATCAGATGTTTAGG GCTATGGAACGTAAAAGAGCGACGGCAAAGGTTGTCCACAAGGAGATGGAGGGGAAACTTGGGAAAATGCTTTCTTCCGCGCAATTCAGAAGACCTAAAGAGGCTTCTACGACGCGCAAGAGGCGTCGAAACCTCAGGCCCATCGAGCAACTTTACTACTCACCCCGGAAGACCTGTCGCCTGCAGAAGATCTCCGACTCATCGGAGTGTTCGGGATGCGAGTTCCGGGAGAGCGGAATCGGGGATGAGATGGTCCTTGAAAAGTGTCCCAGATGTGGAGTCAGAGTGCCTGTTCCGGCGCCCATTCCATCTTTTCCCCAGCCTGCCTCATCCAGCAGCGAGATCTTGTCCAGCGGATCAATAGAGGCCTGTGCCAAAAACGAGCTGCTAATCAACAGCCTTGCAGATCTTTGCTCACGCTGTGGCTATGTCCACGAGAAGGGCCATCCTTGCTCCCAGTTACCCTTTGATACGCGGAAAAGCAAACTCCTAAAGAGGATTAAGGAGACCATACGAACTGCCCCGGAGTGTCCGGCCTTCTGCTCACCCCGCGGGATCCTCAAGAAGCCCAGAAGTTGA
- the LOC119550987 gene encoding attacin-C, with amino-acid sequence MSKIVSLIVVAICVLGAFAAAMPQRPLTQPLIYYPPPPTPPRIYRARRQVLGGSLASNPNGGADARLDLSKAVGTPEHHVVGQVFAAGNTQSKPVATPVTSGATLAYNNHGHGIDLTKTHTPGVRDSFQQTATANLLNDGVHNLDAKAFASQNQLANGFKFDRNGAALDYSHINGHGATLTHSNIPGFGKQLELAGRANLWQSQDRNTRIDLGSTASKWISGPLSGQRDLGANLGISHYFG; translated from the exons ATGAGCAAAATTGTTTCTTTGATCGTGGTAGCCATTTGCGTGCTTGGAGCTTTCGCGGCGGCAATGCCTCAGCGTCCTTTGACCCAACCGCTGATCTACTATCCGCCACCACCAACGCCACCAAGGATCTACAGAGCACGGCGCCAGGTGTTGGGTGGTTCTCTGGCCTCCAATCCGAACGGCGGAGCTGATGCCCGGCTGGATCTGAGCAAGGCCGTGGGAACTCCTGAGCACCATGTGGTTGGCCAAGTGTTTGCAGCGGGCAACACCCAAAGCAAACCGGTAGCCACTCCCGTAACCAGCGGCGCCACCCTGGCCTACAACAA TCACGGCCACGGCATCGATCTGACCAAAACTCATACGCCCGGAGTGCGGGACAGCTTCCAGCAGACGGCCACCGCCAACTTGCTCAACGATGGAGTCCACAATCTGGATGCCAAGGCCTTTGCCTCGCAGAACCAACTGGCCAATGGCTTCAAGTTCGACAGAAACGGGGCTGCCCTGGACTACTCCCACATCAATGGCCATGGAGCCACCTTGACGCACTCCAACATTCCCGGATTCGGCAAGCAGTTGGAACTGGCAGGCCGAGCCAATCTCTGGCAGTCGCAGGATCGCAACACGAGGATCGATCTCGGCAGCACGGCCTCCAAGTGGATTAGTGGACCGTTGAGTGGACAGAGGGATCTGGGCGCCAACCTAGGAATCTCCCACTACTTTGGTTAA